Proteins encoded within one genomic window of Desulfonatronospira thiodismutans ASO3-1:
- a CDS encoding sugar transferase has protein sequence MYRQQVAFIITVLMVLDGLAVIVSGYGAMHLRRIAGGGVWFMEDYLLVGIILFVMFANNFVMGVMGLYSDKRHHSILPVIKRLTGSVIVVFACLGVALYTLKLFDIPRGFLAGFALLVLAGTVMNRVVLDIILDRIHCNGFSARRILIVGSGERAEKAHEALMEQKSWGHKVIGLINPDNGGVQGLPAVPLLGSMSDFFQVITEQGVDEVVFALNPEFGQDIKAYLDVCEKMGVSYKIIPAMYNPSSTYRLSVEHIQGIPTLTRELNGINATGLLYKRIVDYVFGIAGFCMLCLMYPFVATAIKLDSPGPVFFKQKRVGRNGRIFNIYKFRTMHVDAEERKRELEAGNEMNGFMFKMQNDPRITRVGRFLRRTSLDEFPQFINVIKGEMSLVGTRPPTLDEVRQYEPWHRRRISMKPGITGLWQVSGRNSINDFNQVVKLDLQYIDQWRFLNDLKIIVLTLWVVMKRKGAI, from the coding sequence ATGTACAGGCAACAGGTGGCTTTCATCATAACCGTGCTCATGGTCCTGGACGGACTGGCGGTGATCGTCTCCGGCTACGGGGCCATGCATCTGCGCCGTATTGCCGGCGGCGGGGTCTGGTTTATGGAGGATTACCTCCTGGTTGGAATCATTCTTTTCGTCATGTTCGCCAATAACTTTGTCATGGGTGTTATGGGGCTTTACTCGGACAAGCGCCATCATTCCATCCTGCCTGTAATCAAGCGCCTAACGGGTTCGGTGATCGTTGTCTTCGCCTGTCTGGGGGTGGCTCTTTATACCCTGAAGCTCTTCGACATTCCCAGGGGGTTTCTGGCGGGATTTGCCTTACTGGTCCTGGCCGGCACCGTGATGAACAGGGTGGTTCTGGACATAATCCTGGACAGAATTCATTGCAACGGCTTCAGCGCCAGACGTATTCTCATCGTGGGCAGCGGTGAGCGGGCTGAAAAAGCCCATGAGGCCCTGATGGAACAAAAGAGCTGGGGACACAAGGTGATAGGGCTGATAAATCCGGACAACGGAGGCGTGCAAGGTTTGCCTGCGGTACCTCTGCTGGGTTCCATGTCTGATTTTTTCCAGGTGATCACGGAGCAGGGCGTTGACGAGGTGGTTTTTGCACTTAATCCCGAGTTCGGCCAGGACATCAAGGCATATCTGGATGTTTGCGAGAAAATGGGCGTTTCATACAAGATTATCCCGGCCATGTATAATCCGTCTTCTACATACCGCCTGAGCGTGGAGCATATACAGGGCATTCCCACCCTGACCAGGGAACTAAACGGCATCAACGCCACCGGGCTGCTCTATAAGCGTATAGTGGACTATGTTTTCGGCATAGCCGGGTTTTGTATGCTTTGCCTGATGTATCCTTTTGTTGCCACGGCCATAAAACTGGACTCGCCTGGACCTGTTTTTTTCAAGCAGAAAAGAGTGGGCAGAAACGGTCGCATCTTCAATATATATAAATTCCGGACCATGCATGTGGATGCAGAGGAGCGCAAAAGGGAACTGGAAGCAGGGAACGAGATGAACGGGTTCATGTTCAAGATGCAGAACGATCCCCGTATAACCAGGGTGGGAAGATTTCTGCGCAGGACTTCCCTGGACGAGTTCCCCCAGTTCATCAATGTCATCAAGGGAGAGATGAGCCTGGTGGGTACAAGGCCGCCCACCCTGGACGAGGTCAGACAGTACGAACCATGGCACAGGCGCAGGATTTCCATGAAGCCCGGCATCACCGGACTCTGGCAGGTGTCCGGACGAAACAGTATCAACGACTTCAACCAGGTAGTCAAGCTTGACCTGCAGTATATTGATCAGTGGCGGTTCCTGAATGATCTGAAGATAATAGTGCTTACCCTGTGGGTGGTCATGAAGCGTAAGGGAGCGATATAA
- the xrtD gene encoding VPLPA-CTERM-specific exosortase XrtD: MISSEYINKHWILAGAVLSVWVVLYLPYFGNMAGQWGHEDYSHAYLVPPVFLYLLWLSKDRFVWSTRDAGLWGFLIIICSMLVMSMGRLGSLETLIYFSMWMSLLGIFLFIFGTAVLRHITFPFAVLLFAIPLPAFLNNMVSFKLKLWSSALAEQILKLLSVPVFREGNIIDLGVTQLQVVDACSGLRYLFPTMLMAMLIGRFFLRSSTSRIILFALSPLLSLLSNSMRVAVTGVLARYIDPRLAEGFFHDFSGWLVYMFTLVFLGGVTLFLRKLETSRTMVQDDSAGRDTAVYSGYGIKRPMIKTAAILLVFISSLLLQSHMLHAQISPERKDFDCFPDRIAGWEGERLYLSQGILDSLWADDYVSGSFFHPETGNSLHLLVSYYEAQTTRKTAHAPTSCLLGSGWLMQSRELAPPSPVNGRDFPVQSMVMEQGGRRILANFWFDQRGRHITSEYWNKAYLFLDAVLMRRTDGALVRVEMFMLPGQSREEAQVVLDGFVAELKELLGAYVPGA; encoded by the coding sequence ATGATCAGCAGTGAGTACATAAATAAGCATTGGATTCTGGCGGGAGCTGTTTTATCGGTCTGGGTTGTTCTTTATCTGCCCTACTTTGGAAATATGGCAGGCCAGTGGGGGCATGAGGACTACAGTCATGCTTACCTGGTTCCGCCGGTATTCTTATATCTTCTATGGCTGTCCAAGGACAGGTTTGTCTGGAGCACCAGAGATGCAGGGCTTTGGGGATTTTTGATCATAATCTGCTCCATGCTGGTCATGAGCATGGGTCGTCTGGGATCTCTGGAGACACTGATCTATTTTTCCATGTGGATGTCCCTGCTGGGGATTTTTCTTTTTATATTCGGCACTGCTGTTCTCAGGCACATTACCTTTCCTTTTGCAGTGCTTCTTTTCGCCATTCCCCTGCCGGCGTTTCTAAATAATATGGTCAGCTTCAAGCTCAAGCTGTGGTCTTCAGCGCTGGCCGAACAGATTCTCAAGCTTTTATCCGTGCCGGTTTTCAGGGAAGGCAACATTATAGACCTGGGCGTGACCCAGCTGCAGGTGGTGGATGCCTGCAGCGGGCTCAGGTACCTGTTTCCCACCATGCTCATGGCCATGCTCATCGGGCGCTTCTTTCTGCGCAGCAGCACTTCCAGGATAATTCTCTTTGCCCTGAGTCCTTTGCTCAGCCTGCTTTCCAATTCCATGCGCGTGGCCGTGACCGGGGTGCTGGCCAGGTATATAGACCCCAGACTGGCCGAAGGTTTTTTTCACGATTTTTCCGGCTGGCTGGTATACATGTTCACCCTTGTTTTTCTGGGGGGGGTGACTTTGTTTCTGCGCAAGCTTGAGACAAGCAGGACGATGGTTCAGGATGACTCTGCCGGAAGAGATACGGCCGTTTATTCAGGATACGGTATCAAGAGGCCCATGATTAAGACAGCGGCTATTCTTCTGGTGTTCATCTCTTCGCTGTTGCTGCAGTCGCATATGCTGCATGCCCAGATCAGTCCGGAAAGAAAGGATTTTGATTGCTTCCCGGACAGAATAGCTGGCTGGGAAGGGGAAAGGCTGTACCTGTCCCAGGGCATTCTGGATTCACTGTGGGCGGACGATTATGTTTCCGGCAGTTTTTTTCATCCGGAAACCGGCAACAGTCTTCACCTGCTTGTATCTTATTATGAGGCCCAGACCACCAGGAAGACGGCTCATGCCCCCACCTCATGCCTCCTTGGAAGCGGTTGGCTGATGCAGTCCAGAGAGCTTGCTCCTCCCAGTCCGGTAAACGGTCGCGACTTTCCCGTGCAGAGCATGGTCATGGAACAGGGAGGCCGGCGCATTCTGGCCAATTTCTGGTTTGACCAGAGGGGCAGGCACATTACCAGCGAGTACTGGAACAAGGCCTATCTATTTCTGGATGCTGTTTTGATGCGCCGCACCGACGGCGCCCTGGTGCGGGTGGAGATGTTCATGCTTCCCGGGCAGAGCCGCGAAGAAGCCCAGGTCGTGCTTGACGGCTTTGTGGCGGAACTCAAGGAGTTGCTGGGGGCTTATGTGCCTGGGGCATAG
- the gspD gene encoding type II secretion system secretin GspD, with protein MKFIFLLVILFLCSSCAAMDPEIKSLAREPVAYPQKEEVPEHFEMPAVQPEPVLKPDVTEAELLNQRLQEIIAASPLGTTMDIFAPAEEFDPAEARDVSFSFYDADLVEVIRVFMQLLEEDYLIHPGVSGRVSLFVKDRFNARQMLGVLEGVLRVNNAAMIRSDQILEFLPLSRVPGHIPGELIILPDREELPRRGQIIQGFGLDFIAAQEMVNIIEPHLSGDARVYAHEEKGVLLVSDYPHSLEKVSRLISLFDESIFADVLARVYPLRYIEAGEAAQKLENILERFGMDRDRVGRQARVSFLPLERLNMVLAVTRSETVLSFVQAWVEGLDRPVPEHILGSAGENIYVYYVQYGDAEEIVESLRGVFDQGVEADSEVGREAVSEVASEDDQDVFAPGMVSGELAGPVRFTVDRATNSIITRCRAPDYARVLSVMEKLDLYPKQVLIEVIIAEVRLSDATKMGVDWQYILSFGDRLSGELRFDPAADALPGAGGVFRVESSRRLKAALYAAVDDAKLQILSTPTLLASDNRPATINIGDQVPFPTSTRQRLDDTDTSEVIDTTIQYRDTGIILRVTPKINRHGMVRMEIVQEVSSLTARRVEGITAPVINTRHAETTLAVDDQETIVIAGLMEQERSRGYSGVPGFRRIPVVKHLFGTSETRFENTELLVFITPHVIMSREDSGFLTRNFLTRLEELKERMK; from the coding sequence ATGAAATTTATCTTCCTCCTGGTAATACTTTTTCTTTGTTCCTCCTGCGCCGCAATGGACCCGGAGATAAAAAGCCTGGCCCGGGAGCCGGTGGCCTATCCCCAGAAGGAAGAAGTGCCTGAGCATTTTGAGATGCCTGCTGTGCAGCCGGAGCCTGTGCTGAAGCCAGATGTTACAGAGGCAGAGCTTCTCAACCAGAGGCTGCAGGAGATCATTGCCGCTTCCCCGCTTGGCACCACAATGGATATCTTCGCCCCGGCAGAGGAGTTTGACCCTGCAGAGGCCAGGGATGTCTCCTTCAGCTTTTACGATGCTGACCTGGTGGAAGTGATCCGGGTGTTCATGCAGCTTTTGGAAGAGGATTACCTGATACACCCGGGAGTCAGCGGCCGGGTAAGTCTGTTTGTCAAGGACAGGTTCAATGCCCGGCAGATGCTGGGTGTCCTGGAAGGCGTGCTCAGGGTGAACAACGCGGCCATGATCAGGTCCGACCAGATCCTGGAATTTCTGCCCCTGTCCCGGGTTCCCGGGCATATCCCCGGGGAACTCATCATTTTGCCGGACAGAGAGGAGCTCCCCAGGCGGGGGCAGATCATTCAGGGGTTCGGGCTGGATTTCATCGCTGCACAAGAAATGGTTAACATTATTGAACCGCACCTTTCAGGCGATGCCCGGGTTTATGCCCACGAGGAAAAGGGGGTGCTGCTGGTTTCGGATTATCCCCATTCTCTGGAAAAAGTCTCCCGCCTCATTTCATTGTTTGACGAAAGCATTTTTGCTGACGTGCTGGCCCGGGTGTATCCTTTGCGCTATATCGAAGCAGGCGAGGCCGCACAGAAACTTGAAAACATCCTGGAGAGATTCGGAATGGACCGGGACCGCGTGGGGAGACAGGCCAGGGTGTCCTTTCTGCCCCTGGAAAGACTGAACATGGTCCTGGCGGTTACCAGGAGCGAGACGGTTTTAAGCTTTGTGCAGGCCTGGGTGGAAGGCCTGGACCGTCCTGTTCCCGAGCATATCCTGGGTTCTGCCGGGGAGAATATTTATGTCTATTATGTCCAGTACGGCGATGCTGAAGAAATAGTGGAATCCCTGCGCGGGGTTTTTGACCAGGGGGTGGAAGCGGACTCGGAGGTCGGAAGGGAGGCAGTGAGTGAGGTGGCCTCTGAGGATGATCAGGACGTGTTTGCGCCCGGAATGGTCAGCGGCGAGCTGGCCGGGCCGGTGAGGTTCACCGTGGACCGGGCCACAAATTCCATCATCACCCGGTGCAGGGCCCCTGACTACGCCAGGGTTCTTTCGGTGATGGAAAAGCTGGATCTATACCCCAAGCAGGTGCTCATCGAGGTGATCATAGCCGAGGTACGGCTGAGCGATGCCACCAAGATGGGAGTGGACTGGCAGTACATTCTCAGTTTCGGCGACAGGCTGTCAGGTGAGCTGCGCTTTGACCCGGCCGCAGATGCCCTGCCCGGTGCAGGAGGTGTCTTCCGGGTGGAGAGCTCCAGGCGGCTTAAGGCCGCCCTGTACGCAGCCGTGGATGATGCCAAGCTGCAGATCCTGTCCACCCCGACCCTGCTGGCCTCGGATAACAGGCCGGCCACCATCAATATCGGGGATCAGGTGCCTTTTCCCACTTCCACCAGGCAGCGTCTGGATGACACAGACACTTCCGAAGTCATCGATACCACCATCCAGTACAGGGACACGGGTATTATTCTCAGGGTTACACCCAAGATCAACCGGCACGGCATGGTCCGGATGGAGATTGTCCAGGAGGTGAGCAGCCTGACAGCCAGGCGTGTGGAGGGCATAACCGCACCGGTTATAAACACCAGGCATGCAGAAACCACCCTGGCCGTGGATGACCAGGAAACCATAGTCATAGCCGGACTCATGGAGCAGGAGAGGTCCAGGGGCTATTCCGGGGTTCCTGGTTTCAGGCGGATTCCGGTGGTCAAACATCTTTTTGGAACTTCTGAAACCAGGTTTGAAAATACAGAGCTTCTGGTGTTCATCACTCCCCATGTAATCATGAGCCGGGAGGATTCCGGTTTTTTGACCAGGAATTTTCTGACCCGGCTGGAAGAGCTCAAGGAAAGGATGAAGTGA
- the gspE gene encoding type II secretion system ATPase GspE → MLSLVELMMDKGLISRKDYEKLSSAGMQDEPFHRLALRTGLIAEDDYLDLLEEAYGYQVVHSLPEGFNPEQFGHVSVQFMQEHLFVPLELTKDEFRVVVSDPLDFLLLDSLKKMNPDRRMVVCLARRENIQGWLQEHFQGKTPGFTEEGDNEEAQTDASTDVSYLSEDLEQLRDLASEAPVIKRVNRIMTGAVEKKASDIHLEPFEGRIQVRYRIDGILQKFMEMPGHMHQALATRIKIMAGLDIAERRVPQDGRIRSRIAGKDIDIRVSCLPTVYGESVVMRILDRSSASFTLEQLGFPGREYQLFQELIHSPHGIILVTGPTGSGKTTTLYAALNAINSIQKKIITVEDPVEYELEGINQVHVNPRYGLSFADGLRSIVRQDPDVILIGEIRDRETADIAIQSALTGHLVFSTLHTNDAAGAVARLMEIGVEDYLLASSIIGIMAQRLVRILCPECRQPFSPEARILKKYDLAADNDLPQELYQPAGCPACSHTGYSGRTAIFELLGITEEIRELIIGNKSAAQIRNAGVKQGMTLLRRDGWNKVKQGVTSIEEVLRVTGQ, encoded by the coding sequence ATGCTTTCGCTGGTTGAACTGATGATGGACAAGGGACTTATATCCAGGAAGGATTATGAAAAGTTGTCCAGCGCAGGCATGCAGGACGAGCCTTTCCACCGCCTGGCCCTGCGCACCGGTCTCATTGCCGAGGATGATTATCTGGATCTCTTGGAGGAGGCTTACGGTTACCAGGTAGTGCATTCCCTGCCTGAAGGATTCAACCCGGAACAGTTCGGACATGTTTCTGTACAGTTCATGCAGGAGCACCTTTTTGTGCCCCTGGAGCTGACAAAAGACGAGTTCCGGGTGGTTGTAAGCGATCCCTTAGATTTTCTGCTTCTGGATTCCCTGAAAAAGATGAACCCGGACAGAAGGATGGTTGTCTGTCTGGCCAGACGGGAAAATATCCAGGGCTGGCTGCAGGAGCATTTTCAGGGAAAGACTCCGGGGTTTACTGAAGAAGGTGACAATGAAGAAGCCCAGACGGATGCTTCAACAGATGTATCTTATCTGTCCGAGGATCTGGAACAGTTAAGGGATCTGGCCTCTGAAGCCCCGGTCATCAAAAGGGTTAACAGGATCATGACTGGGGCCGTGGAGAAAAAGGCCAGCGACATTCACCTGGAGCCCTTTGAAGGCCGTATCCAGGTGCGCTACAGGATAGACGGCATCCTGCAGAAGTTCATGGAAATGCCCGGGCACATGCACCAGGCCCTGGCTACGCGCATAAAGATTATGGCCGGGCTGGATATTGCCGAGAGGCGCGTGCCCCAGGACGGGCGTATCAGATCCAGAATAGCCGGCAAGGATATTGATATCCGGGTCTCATGTCTGCCCACAGTGTACGGTGAAAGCGTGGTCATGCGCATCCTGGACCGCAGCAGCGCAAGCTTTACCCTGGAGCAGCTGGGTTTTCCCGGCCGGGAATACCAACTCTTTCAGGAACTCATCCACTCCCCCCACGGGATCATCCTGGTCACCGGCCCCACGGGCAGCGGCAAAACCACCACCCTTTATGCGGCCCTCAACGCCATTAATTCCATCCAGAAAAAGATCATTACCGTGGAGGATCCAGTGGAGTACGAACTGGAAGGGATCAACCAAGTGCACGTCAATCCCCGGTATGGACTGAGTTTTGCCGATGGGCTTAGATCCATTGTCCGCCAGGACCCGGACGTGATTCTCATCGGGGAGATCCGGGACCGGGAAACTGCTGATATTGCCATTCAGTCCGCCCTTACCGGACATCTGGTTTTTTCCACCCTGCATACCAATGACGCAGCCGGGGCCGTGGCCAGGCTCATGGAGATCGGGGTGGAGGACTACCTGCTGGCCTCGTCCATTATCGGGATCATGGCCCAGAGGCTGGTGCGCATATTGTGCCCGGAGTGCAGACAACCCTTTTCTCCGGAAGCTCGGATCCTCAAGAAGTATGATCTGGCTGCGGATAACGATCTGCCTCAAGAGCTGTATCAGCCTGCGGGTTGCCCTGCATGTTCTCATACAGGCTACAGCGGTCGAACTGCCATTTTTGAGCTTCTGGGCATTACAGAAGAAATCCGGGAGTTGATAATAGGCAACAAGAGTGCAGCCCAGATCCGCAACGCCGGAGTAAAGCAGGGCATGACCCTGCTGCGCCGGGACGGCTGGAACAAGGTTAAACAGGGGGTTACTTCCATTGAGGAAGTGCTGCGGGTTACCGGGCAGTAG
- a CDS encoding tetratricopeptide repeat protein, with the protein MSRNIFCLSVWVLAFFLLTGCSNPEERRDAYYQKAVTHFEGERYSLAEVEIRNALRIDPDFAKAQLLLGRVYFVQKNWRSSYAALNSAVDLDPDLLEAHLYLGRIYHMAGESEQAEEKARLVLERDPGNADAGIIMATVMIRQGELEAGRMSLEEIIAAHPDREEPYILLSRVLAGQNLAGNAVDVLSAGLEVLPDNRTLMLAMAGVFESVQDYCGAEEEYRRIVAHDPGNGDMHLMLVHFFQRTGQVDEAMKEFQSLMLARPDDNRSYLGLGAMYMEESRFQDAVQVLEQGRAYLGGDYDLSFALAETYLDMGDVPAARAMLHEEIKRDPEHLRALDAGKYLAGIYYDQGDLDKAAHQLDMVLRRNPDDVHARTMQGRIFLARGEPAMAVQTLRRAYREERDDPEIPLLLARAHFQNNEPLMAVEYLRGVSRSSPGYARARQELAEHHLGQGDHLRALQEIDRVLSADPGNMPARIQRGDVLAMKGDASLAAEEYSLLLQDEEWAGTGHYKLGVLEASRGNFALAHSHLEKALARSPLNQQVLQARVMVDLSQNRVEEAGTYVQELRAEHPGEAFLALLHGDVYLAGQDPVMAREMFALAASMEPEWMVPWTRKATLDAEAKNWKPGIAALEKALLLEPESIQVGFMLGTFYEQAGQKDMAEKQYAAILERDPGFWPAANNLAFMYASSSEEQKLQKALELASKAAKSNHPQALDTLGWTHYRLGNLDMALEKLDLARQGDPQNLDIAYHLAVVLAEIGDRVGALGVLEQAMSSPGADGVSARMLELRQELDM; encoded by the coding sequence ATGTCCAGGAATATTTTTTGTTTGTCTGTGTGGGTCTTAGCCTTCTTTCTGCTTACGGGTTGCAGCAATCCAGAGGAGCGCAGGGATGCCTATTACCAGAAGGCAGTAACACATTTTGAGGGCGAAAGGTACAGCCTGGCCGAAGTTGAAATCAGGAATGCACTGCGCATCGATCCTGATTTTGCAAAAGCGCAACTTCTTCTGGGCAGGGTTTACTTTGTCCAGAAGAACTGGAGAAGTTCTTATGCAGCCCTGAACAGTGCGGTAGACCTGGATCCGGATTTGCTGGAGGCCCACCTGTACCTGGGACGTATCTACCACATGGCTGGTGAGTCTGAGCAGGCGGAAGAAAAGGCCCGCCTGGTGCTGGAACGTGACCCGGGAAATGCCGATGCCGGGATAATCATGGCCACGGTAATGATCAGGCAGGGTGAGCTCGAGGCCGGCAGGATGAGCCTGGAGGAGATCATTGCAGCACATCCCGATCGGGAAGAGCCGTACATACTCCTGTCCAGAGTTCTGGCCGGGCAGAATCTTGCTGGTAACGCTGTGGATGTTCTGTCAGCCGGGCTGGAGGTCTTGCCTGACAACCGGACATTGATGCTGGCCATGGCCGGAGTATTTGAAAGCGTTCAGGATTACTGCGGGGCTGAAGAAGAATACAGAAGAATAGTCGCCCATGATCCGGGTAATGGAGACATGCACTTGATGCTGGTGCATTTTTTTCAGAGAACAGGGCAGGTTGATGAAGCAATGAAGGAATTCCAAAGTCTTATGCTTGCCCGTCCTGATGATAACAGGTCGTACCTGGGTCTAGGAGCCATGTACATGGAAGAGTCCCGGTTTCAGGATGCAGTCCAGGTGCTGGAGCAGGGCAGGGCTTACCTGGGCGGTGATTATGACCTGAGCTTTGCACTGGCGGAAACCTACCTGGACATGGGTGATGTACCGGCAGCCAGGGCCATGCTGCATGAGGAGATTAAGAGGGATCCGGAGCACCTGCGGGCCCTGGATGCCGGCAAGTACCTGGCCGGCATATATTATGACCAGGGGGACCTGGACAAGGCAGCACATCAACTGGATATGGTGCTCAGGCGCAATCCCGATGACGTCCATGCTCGTACCATGCAGGGCAGGATCTTTCTTGCCCGGGGCGAGCCGGCCATGGCCGTGCAGACTCTAAGGCGGGCCTACAGAGAGGAAAGAGATGACCCGGAGATTCCCCTGCTGCTGGCCAGGGCGCATTTTCAAAACAACGAACCTTTAATGGCTGTGGAGTACCTGCGTGGCGTATCCAGAAGCAGCCCGGGATATGCCCGGGCCAGGCAAGAGCTTGCAGAACATCACCTGGGCCAGGGAGATCATTTACGGGCTCTGCAGGAAATTGACCGTGTCTTGTCCGCTGATCCCGGGAACATGCCGGCGCGCATACAGCGTGGCGATGTGCTGGCCATGAAGGGGGATGCTTCCCTGGCAGCGGAAGAGTACTCCTTGCTGCTTCAGGATGAAGAATGGGCAGGAACCGGGCATTACAAGCTGGGAGTCCTTGAAGCCTCAAGGGGGAATTTTGCCCTGGCGCACAGTCATCTGGAGAAGGCTCTTGCCCGTTCGCCCCTGAATCAGCAGGTGCTGCAGGCCAGGGTCATGGTTGACCTGTCCCAGAACAGGGTGGAGGAGGCCGGAACTTATGTGCAGGAACTGAGAGCCGAGCATCCCGGGGAGGCCTTTCTTGCCCTGCTTCATGGAGACGTTTACCTGGCCGGGCAGGACCCGGTCATGGCCAGGGAGATGTTTGCCCTGGCCGCGTCCATGGAGCCTGAATGGATGGTTCCCTGGACGCGCAAGGCAACCCTGGATGCAGAGGCCAAAAACTGGAAACCGGGCATTGCAGCTCTGGAAAAGGCTTTGCTTCTGGAGCCCGAATCCATTCAGGTCGGATTTATGCTGGGCACCTTTTATGAGCAGGCCGGCCAGAAGGATATGGCTGAAAAGCAATATGCAGCTATTCTGGAAAGGGATCCCGGCTTCTGGCCCGCGGCCAACAACCTGGCCTTCATGTACGCGTCATCCAGCGAAGAACAAAAGCTTCAAAAAGCCCTGGAGCTGGCCTCAAAAGCTGCAAAAAGCAATCACCCTCAGGCGCTGGACACCCTGGGCTGGACCCACTACCGGCTGGGCAACCTGGATATGGCGCTGGAAAAGCTGGACCTGGCCAGGCAGGGAGATCCGCAGAACCTGGACATTGCCTATCATCTGGCCGTGGTCCTGGCAGAAATAGGGGATAGAGTCGGGGCCCTGGGCGTCCTGGAACAGGCCATGAGTTCACCCGGTGCTGATGGTGTTTCAGCCAGGATGCTGGAGCTGCGCCAGGAACTGGACATGTAG
- a CDS encoding oligosaccharide flippase family protein, whose protein sequence is MHKRCRGDCPQAGICPPEWLQTVFSKPHLQYYFALAAVFIVFKSLMILNTQAVRGVRLIRVYAFMQLLPRLSKLIILIPITIFFFHQSNPILAMFASFAMTALVGAWNMDRVFKKKSAPDDALHPMPMKEILAISLPMLMTATMTFIIGQTGVIILGMFRPEAEVGYYAVAVKLATLTVFVLHAINSMAAPRFFPGESRNHLYLGR, encoded by the coding sequence GTGCATAAAAGGTGTCGCGGGGATTGTCCCCAGGCCGGTATCTGCCCCCCTGAATGGTTACAAACAGTTTTTTCCAAACCCCATCTGCAGTATTACTTTGCCCTGGCAGCGGTATTTATTGTTTTCAAATCTCTTATGATTCTCAATACTCAGGCTGTGCGCGGGGTGCGCTTGATCCGGGTCTATGCGTTCATGCAGCTTTTGCCCCGTCTTTCCAAGCTCATCATCCTTATCCCCATAACTATCTTCTTTTTTCACCAGTCCAACCCGATTTTAGCCATGTTCGCCTCTTTCGCCATGACCGCCCTGGTCGGGGCCTGGAACATGGACAGGGTGTTCAAAAAGAAATCAGCACCGGATGATGCCCTGCACCCCATGCCCATGAAGGAGATCCTGGCCATCTCCCTGCCCATGCTCATGACCGCTACTATGACCTTTATCATCGGTCAGACCGGGGTGATCATCCTGGGCATGTTCCGGCCTGAGGCCGAGGTGGGCTATTATGCCGTGGCAGTCAAGCTGGCCACCCTGACTGTTTTTGTGCTCCATGCCATTAATTCCATGGCCGCACCCAGGTTTTTTCCCGGCGAGAGCCGTAATCACCTTTACCTTGGGCGATAA
- a CDS encoding AbrB/MazE/SpoVT family DNA-binding domain-containing protein codes for MRQNLTISRKGQVTLPAELRRKYGLEAGGTVIAEDRNGELVLRPAAVLEIEIYKDEDIALWDAEDRLDEQTRRLIKEKAGIQE; via the coding sequence ATGAGACAGAATCTGACAATATCCAGGAAGGGTCAAGTCACTCTGCCTGCTGAGCTCAGAAGAAAATACGGACTCGAAGCAGGCGGCACTGTTATTGCCGAAGACAGAAACGGAGAACTGGTTCTTCGTCCGGCAGCAGTTCTGGAAATCGAAATCTATAAAGATGAGGACATAGCTCTCTGGGATGCAGAAGATCGCCTGGATGAGCAAACCCGCAGGTTGATAAAAGAAAAGGCTGGCATCCAGGAGTGA
- a CDS encoding PIN domain-containing protein, with the protein MKRVFLDANVLFTAAHNPSGKAALLMELAERVYWHLMTSELACEEARRNICIKFPDCLPRIEELCRSIHIVSHVHEMDCPLELPDKDKPIFMAAVQGRASHLLTGDLAHFGPFMNKASETQYIVIQTVSDFFLSFLSE; encoded by the coding sequence GTGAAGAGAGTTTTTCTTGACGCCAATGTCCTTTTCACAGCTGCTCATAATCCTTCGGGTAAGGCAGCCTTGCTCATGGAGTTGGCGGAAAGAGTATATTGGCACCTTATGACCAGCGAACTTGCCTGTGAAGAAGCGCGCCGTAACATCTGCATCAAATTTCCGGACTGTCTGCCAAGAATTGAAGAATTGTGCAGGAGTATTCACATTGTTTCCCATGTTCATGAGATGGATTGTCCCCTTGAACTTCCTGACAAGGATAAACCGATATTTATGGCTGCTGTCCAGGGGCGTGCATCTCACCTGCTGACCGGAGATTTGGCCCACTTTGGTCCTTTCATGAATAAGGCTTCAGAAACTCAGTATATTGTAATCCAAACAGTATCCGACTTCTTTCTTTCATTTCTATCAGAATAA